The segment aactactacattTAGAATGGAGAAACAAGAAGGTCCTACCATACAGCacggggaactatactcaatatcctatgataaaccataacggaaaagaatatttaaaacagaagGTATGCatgtgtaaaactgaatcactctgctatacagcaaagacTGGCaccacattgtaaaccaactacttcaattaaaaaaaaaagacaccagaaTGGCTGAGAGCCAGAGCCCCCTGCCCATCCCACAACATGACGTCACACCTTCCCTCCACGACGGGGGACGGACAGACTGCACTGCTCTCTCACACCCTCGTGGACACCGGGAGCTAAGTGACTTAATATGTACTGTGACCGCGGCTGAACCAAGAGACCAGAGAAAATAGGTCCCTTCTCCCCCCAAGTTTTCCAGAGATTCTATATGTCAATGACATACTAAGAACACATCACCATggggttaaaaataaaacaaagcaaaccgGTGATCAAGTCATTTAAAGAAAATCTCACTCCAAACCCTCTGAGACCTTAGAAACAGCCACAGTTAACATAACGAGTAACTTCCCCTTCCCTGACTGACAGACACACTTCTGTGTCCTGTACTGCAGCCTGACAGCCAAGCCCTCGGCGGCAAAGGCAGGCCGAAAAAATAGCCAGGTTTCCTACCTGACAGAACGTCTTCCGATAATTCCCTTTCTTGTTCAATTTTCTTCTCAAGAGTTGAAATACAGAATTCATAGCCAGCAAGAGCCAGTTCCTGTCTGTAAAGCAAAGAGGATCAATCAGCTGTCCTGCCTTCCACCTCGGGTTTGCATCATCTAGTGTTAAGACGGATGGGAACTCTGTTTCAAGTCCCTAAGGGGTGTCAACCTCTCCTCTGTCAGAAGTTTGTTTTTTGTCATCTCGGGGCGCTGCTGGGGTTTCAGTAACCAACACAACCAGTGCTTCCTCCTCGCCACTGGCAGAGCCGAGGGGCCAGTTCCAGTGCCAACGGAGGCCTGGGCTCACAGCAGAACTCTGACTGCCGACCTCGTCCATTTCCGGGGGATGTAGCACTCCCCGCTTCTCTCAAGCTGCAGGGCTCCAGCACAAGTTTCTTTTACAGAAATGGAAGCCCCAACCAGGGCGTTAAAAGGCATTTGGCCCCAGTCCAGGGACCCTCAGTCACCAGTGAGGACGCCCAAGCGGCCAGCAGGCTGACTCTGGACAAAAAGAGGGTTGCCTGCTGGCATCTGAGACACCGGGAGCACCACAGAACATCCATCCATCCCAGTCTTTGCTCCTCCACTCTGACTCTCAGCTCCTCACTGGAAGCGGCACTAAACAAGCTTACCTCTCCTCCGGCCTTGGCCAGACGACCCTATGCTACTCCGTTCTCAGAAGAGGAGCAGCTTTCCCCGAGCCAAACCTTGGCAGCAGCAGGGACCTCATGCAAGCAGAGTGTGGAGCAGGGGAGGCTGCCCACAAGACGTTCTCAGTCATCAAGAGAGAACACTTCTGAGCAGGGTAACTTATGGGCTAATTACTGTGGGTACCGCACAGCTTTCACCTCTTGAGAGACCGTGGGCGTGTCTCACTGTCCAGTGTTaccatccctgggcttctccttAACCCAGGGGTCCACACCCACCAATATCTGATCCTGTCTGTAACTCATCCAGAGAGACTAACCTGGCTGCAATGCTCCCTAGCATGAACCAACCTCAAAGTTTCTCTACAGACTTGGAGTCAGAGGCCCTGAGGCTCTGGTCTATCCAGTGTCCAGCCAAATGCCGGGAGATGGACCGGGTCCCCCCAAAAACAAAGGAGCGGACCACTCGGGCTGCAGGTGCCCGTGCCAGGGTCTCTGGCTGCAGTGAGCACTCCTCCTACAGCACCGGGCTAGGTACCATTCAAAACCTGTAGTACCCAATTTCTGCAGCAACTCAAGGGCTAAGGAGAAGTCAAGCCTTCCCTTAAATTTACCCCAAATCAACCCTCCAGGAGTCCTCTACTTGCATCCTCTGAGTTTTCAACTAGAGTGAAgggcaccaggcccctctatctGCGTCCCTGACCTTCGGCACACATCTAAAATGCTTCCCAAAGCCTTTCCTATGTACCTGGCAGACTTTTTCCTCTATGTAAGAATCCAGACTCATCCAATACTTTTAAATAGCACTGCTTTCCTGTCCCACTCGTCCGAAGGCCTCTGCCCCATGCCTCGGTGCCTCCTTGCTACAACCTAGCCACCCCATCACCTCTACAGCCTTTACAAACTGCCCATTGGACGAGCCAGTGACACCCTCTCACAGCAACTCTCTCATCATATAACCTGTACCTAACTTCCTGCTTTGTTGATACTTCCACCAGCAAAATATGCCACCCCTGGCCACTCTTGCGTTGCTCCCAGCTTTCCTAGGAAGAGCAAAACTAAGGTTCTAACGACTTCCCAGTTCAAGCAGGAACAGAACACATGACCAGGCCTGTCACGGTGCAGCCACAGGGACGAGGGCTGCAGGCCCCAATGGACACAAGAAGGGGCAAGACTGGAAAAGGCTCAAGATCTCAAAGGTGAGGGATGGGACACCAGGAGGGTGACAACCAAGATTTCGGATACCCAGGTGATTAGTAGGATGAAAACTGTGACACCCCAGGGTCAGTTTCTGACCCATAGCCCTCGCCCCCCGCTGCTCCCACACCCAGACTCTGACTACACTTACCTACTCTGAGCAGCGTAAATAGTGGCCAGCTTTAGGGAGATCTCTATGATTGCATTGTCTTCCTattgggaaaagaaaaaggaagttagTTCGTAACAAATAAAATTTCCTCATGAAGTATTTCAGATTCATTTCTAGACTGACTACACCCTGAAAGCCATAGTCTTGATGCTTTTGCAGGAATCAGGCGTCATGCTTCTGCATGAGTGAAAGACTGGCAGTTTTTATACTggtcttagggggaaaaaatcccaACTTTTTGGTCAAAACACATGTAGGGGCTGGGTGGAGTTTCTAAGACATAAGGCTATTTTGAAAACTGCCTCAGCTAGGATGCAATATTATGTAATGTCCTTACCTGTTGCATGCCCCCTCCAAGCAGGTAACTCATTGttgctttaaaaagtttttctgcCTAAAAGCATAAGGAAGAGATTTTTCTATTTGGGCCCCATATCTAGATGACCCTGCATTCTAAGTACTAGTCTGAGGCAGCATTGCTTGAAAAACACATATACAGAAAGGTAACCTTGCGTTAGAAAAAGACTAAAATGCCGGGACCCCACATCTCTGGGCACCTTGAAAACTACTCTGTGATGTGTAGAACCAGCTTCAGAGATCAACTTCCCACCCAAACCCACTGTGACAGAGACTGCAAACTACCCTTTTCTGGTACAGTCTCCTCAGCTTCCACTAGGTCAAGGGTCCTTCCTTTGCATTTCAGGTGTAATCATATGAGGAGGCTGCGGCCAAGAGATGCACGCAGTTTACACAAACAGCTTCAATAGCGTACTTCACAAGGACGCTGCTGGCCCTCCATCCTCTCCCTGCCCACAGCTGGAGGTGAGCCAGTGCTCGTACTCAGGCGAGAATACATCTTAGAAGGAATGTGGGCTCCTGGGTCACTTCATGTGGTAGAAGTGCCCACCCCTCTTCAGGGTTCAGCCGCCTCTGGACTAATGCATTAAAGGGATACGCTTCCTTCTTATTTCAGTCACTTTATCTTGGGGTCTCTTTGTTACAGAAGCTTTGCCTGTACCCTTTTGTGCAGAGGTCCCTTGAAGCTAGCCATTCACAAATTCACAACATTACAACATGATTTACTTACATTTTCAAGCTGACCCCTTATAAATGCTAAGTTCGCCATCTGAAAGCAGATTGTAAGTTGTTTTTCAGTTTAAAGCATTGTTTCCACTTACTTCAAAATCTTTACACTGAAAACTCCCCTTTGCTTTCACCTTCTATCCAAAAAAACAGGCCAGAAACTGTCGCTAATCTGCTAGAAGCAAAGTTCAGCAATGGGGTGAGAGTACGTGCATAGACTTTGATGATAACAATTCTAGATCCACTCTTCACTGAGAACACAAATATTAATGTTAATTGTTTCTTTTCGGTCTGGGGTTGAGGTTTCTTACAGGTGACAGTCCAAGggtaataaaaatggaaagctaAAGAAAACttagtaaaaacaaaacccagagagACATCCTGCAGGTCAGGAATACTAATCAGGAACACTAACAGCCCTTCTCCTGCACCACTGGTGGCGGCTCAGACTGGTCAGAGGAGTTACCAAGTCATAAGTGTAAGCAATGGCCTTTGTGTTGTGACTCTTGTGGGCAAGATGAAGAGCATCATGCAAAATCAACTCTGCCTCTTCTGGCTCATCTTTCATGATGCataactgaaaagagaaaacaaaataaaagaaattgaaacacAAAAAGAACAGAGACATGCACCGCCAGACAGAAGCGAGTATGGCTACGTGTCCCAGTACACAGAGGGAAGCTAGTCATTCATTCCTCAAACACTTATTGAATCCCTGCTCTGCAAAGGCATGGTATCTGCAGTGGGGACTGGAGAGGGGCTCCCCTGCAGCTCCGCATGGCCACAGATATAGCACACTGGCTGACGTGGGCAGCAGGATTGTGAGCACTTTTCACGAGCTCTTATAGTGGAGCTGCTGGCCCTACATCCTCCTCCACTCTACCTGCAGGACAGGTGGGCTCAATCACAACCAATGATACAGGCGAAGAAAGGCAAGAGAAAGGAACAAGGGGGTTCCTTCAAATGGAGTCAAGAGAAGCCGCCCAAGGAAGCGACAGTTAAATtgaggtaaaaagaaaaacagccaaCTAAGTAAGGAGCTATGGGGGAAACTGACCCAAACAGAGAGCAGGGAAGGAGCGAAGGTGCTATAGACGGAAGATACCGGACTTTCAAGAACCACTCAAACAATGAAAGTCAACAGATGTcaactgaggatggtgactgttACTGCCAAGTAGGGAGGCAATGGGGTGGGACCACAGGTCTCACCAGCCAGGGCAAGGAGTCTGGGTGCTACCACAAACGCTGTGACGGGTCAATCAAGGCTTGTGGGCACGGAATGACACCAGCTGATTTACATTTAAATGATCACTCCAGTTGCTGTCAAGCCTGGATGGCAGGGGGCAACAGGGCAGACAAGACTGCAGGCTGTGGCAGCGTGGCCAGGGCGACaggaggagacacagaagaggCGACAGGTTCGAGATTTTGGATTTGGTGGCAAAATCCAAAAATTCGTTGCTGGATTCTCGGTATATGGGAGGTGGTAGGTAGGTACCACACAAGTTCTCAGAATGGGGCAGACTACAGAAAAGAAGAGGTACTGAGGGAAGGGGTCGGAGAGGTGCCTAAGACCACAGGTTCGTTTGGGTCAGCTGAAGCCTCAAATAGAGTTGGCATGCGGGCCGCACCTGCCGTGTGCGGGCACTCGGGTGGACGCGTTGGGCATGAGGCGGCGGTCAGCCCAAAGGAGGAGACCCGGCACCCCGGGAAGAGGGGAAAACGTTCAGGAAAAAGAGGCCCGCCTCGCTCCCCTCAGCCTGTGCGCACTTCTCCCCGCGCTCGCAACCTCGCAACCCGCAGCGCCGCCTCCACCTGCGCCCGACGCAAGGACCCCACGACTCCGTCCACCCGGGTCCCCGTAGTCGAGGGACGCGCTGCGGCCCCTCACCTTGGCTCGCTTCAGCAGCTGGATGATCTCGGCTTCGGCGTCCCCGGCTGCAGCCCCGCCCGCGCCCCGCCGCTCCTGCTCCGCCGCCGCGGGCCTCGAGGACCAGGCGAGCGCTGCAGGAAGGGGCACTGAGGTCACCGCGCGCAGCCCAGCCAGCCCGGCCCGCCCGGCCCGCCGGCCTGCACCCCTCACCTGCCAGCAGCGGCAGTAGGCCCGAGCCTCGGCCGCGCGGCGCCCCTCGGCACGGCGGCGCCCGAGCTCCCGGCGGCCCGGGCAGCAGGCACACCGGGGAGCAGCGGTCCCGCCGTTCCGCCACCCGCAACAGACCTCGGGCCAGGCCCACAGCCAGACGCCGGTACATGGCCGCCAGAGCGTTCTCTGCGCACTGCGGCCACGGGCTCCGGAAGTCCCGCCCCTGGCGCGGAAAGCCCGCCGATTGGCCGGGCCGCCCGCATGCGCCGGGACGCAAGTCTACGTCACCtcgccctcctcccctgccccggaGAACGCGGGACCCGCCATGGCGGCTCCGACTGGGCCTCTCACGCTACGAGCTGTGGTGGAGGAGCTGCTGAGCGAGATGGCGGCGGCTGTGCGGGACGGCGCGCCGAGTATGGGCGGGGGCGCGGGAAGCAGCGCCGGCGAGACGGGGTTCGGGGGTCCGGGCCCACTGGGGAGGTCTCCGCCCTCTTAACTCGCCTGTAGCCCTTCCTTCTCGCGGTCTGTGTTTGTTCCAAACGGTTCCCCTCCTGACCTCTGTGCACGAGTGACTGTTTCAGGGCCCCAGATGCAGGACTTGAGGGGTCTGGACGCTGTGGCTGTGCCTTTATTCCTCTGACCAGCAGAGGACTCTCTGTGACCAGACTCCCCTGGCCGCAAGCGCACGGGGCCAGAGCGCGTCTTCGTTAGAGCTGCGCCACCGCCGCCATCTGAGTGACCATCCAAAACATCGGTTAGGCTTCAGTGAACCTTGCTGGTTCACTTGGGCGGCGTTTGTTTGCAAAGGACCGCACTTTGAAAAGGATTTACCTTGActtattgtttttaaagaattgagAGGAGGAAGCCAACTTTTCTCATTTCAGTTAAATCTAAAGCAGTACATGTGCTTAAAAGATGAGGCGAGCCAGGTATTCGAACATCCTCTAATCCCAAAAAGCTTGGGGGAGAAACCAGTCTGTTGACAGCTCAGTGGTTGCCAGAAAGGGTTGTGTGTGAAGAGCACAGTGTGAGAGTCTTGAAGGGGGCGCCCCTGAGGCTTGGGGCTCATAGAGACTACTATCACCGATTCACGTTTTTCAGAGCCATTTTCttgtatttaaaaatctttgttctTAGACAGTCATACACTCTTTCTGAGCCCCCTCCTTCGACGATAATTTTCTTTAGATCAGTATTTTGAGTTTACACTTGTATGATGATGTAAAATATAGTCACAGCTGAGCCATGTAGTAAGTGATGACTACTTTACTGTAACTTTTTGCTTCCTCTCAAAACTCATGATTGCATTAGTTTGGTTGTTTACTTTTCTATATGTTTATCCCTAATTCAATAACTTCCTTTtagctcagagggtaaggaatctgccagcaatgtaggagacccaggtttgatccctgggtcaggaagatcccctagagaaagaaatggcaacccactccagtagtcctgcctggagaattccatggacaggagcctggcgggctacaatccatagggttgaaaagagtcaaacatgacttaagtggctaacacaaacacacacacatccataatTCAACTTCAAACTCTTAGCAGTGTTCTGAATCCTCTACTCAAGATGCTGAGGTGTTttgtccatttcattttcttctagagCTTCCAGGGTGCTCTCCTGAGATCTCCCCCCACCATTACTGTCTAGGGAATTCCCTTTACCTACTTTGAGCCTTAATGTTTAGTATACtgtacaattttctttttctcagtttacTGTCTTATTTTATAGAGCACATATTCTCCTGTCCTGAGACATAATTGATAGTTTGGCTAGGTGTTATTGAATTATATGTTGGAAATATTTACTCAGACATCTTAAAGTAGTAGTCTACTACCTTCCAACTTCTTAAACTTACTTTCACAGAGTCTTATTTTAGCCCTCCTGCTTCATTCCCACTCAAGAGCCATCTGGTGCCACCAagttctggagggtttttttttttttttttttagggagtgAGTGTATTAGAGTCTGAAGTGTAAATCAGGTTGTTGCTTGGCTCTCCTATTGCTAACTTGTTTCAGTTTTCTCAGGTCttgtaaataatttttgaacATATCTTAGCTGTGTTTCTCCCTGTCCTCATCCTTGAGAGtttattcattttagaaaattcttttattattgttcagtGGAATACTGAGTAAAATTTGATGCATAGGTTCAGTTCACCATCTTACATATAAGTCTTTTTGGTTATAAtacccttttaaaaatgtttttgtctcTGGTCACTGGTTTAACACAATTTACTTACTTTCCATTCCTGTTTTACAGTTCCTGATGAGCATCTGTTATCGTAAGTATATATCCTTTTGTATTTGGGGTTCTTTATAAACCACTAATGTGTGTTTTTAAAGGCCAGTTCTTTCAACAtcaactctttttttattttagaaaacattcttACTaaggaataatattttattgatgtGATTGTTAAAAATCTGTCTCAAGTGAATAACTAGCACTGTACTTGACAGTACAAGGCACTCCCTTATTGTCCTAAGTGCCACTGTATTTTAACATTATTCTAAAAGGTGTAACTCTCATACtactaacacatgaaaagagaaggacatttgacccttgaacaacaacTCTTACACATACACTGCTTGGGGAGGCCTGTTTCCTGAGTGAGAGGCTAAGcgtatttaagaaataaaatgtactaGGTACATACACTAGAATATTAtccaaaagttaaattttaaaatatatgtttgtgtatatgtatacatgcacacacacacacatatatatatgtgcatcaTTCTCAGAAGCacactgaatgggaaaaaaagttGCCCAAAAAGCCCAGAATATACTGTTCATGTTTTTAACTTAGAAAACATcaccatatgtatatatgtttgtgtgtgtatgtatgcacatacacatatgtactgTGTATAGTAAACTATAAAAACATTAATATGAAATGTGTGTGGTTGCCTTGAgaatgaagaaattgaggaagaACAGGAAGGCCTCTGACATATAAAGAGTCTTCTTTATAAACAACATGTTAACATTTATTCTGGGCGGTCGATTATGTGGGATTTTGCTGTATTACGTTTTTTTccgaattaaaataaattttcagaagCTGCTGATGGTAATCCTTCGGGTCGAGTCAGATAGGTGGCTTTCAGTCCATCATCTAACCTGAGGCTCCTCTCCTTCCCAGGCTGAAATTTGTCTTCGGCTCATCAGCTGTCCAAGCCTTGGACCTAGTTGACCGCCAGTCTGTCACCTTAATCACCTCACCCAGCGGGAGGCGTGTTTACCAGGTAGAAACCCAGAGGTGGAGTAATCTCAACCAGATCCCCTTAGGACAAATGTTTCATGAATCTGTATGAAAGCTGGTGGACAGTTGAAAGGACTTGACCCAACTTAGTGAAATGAGAGTATGAGTAGTTACAGTCAGATAGATATGGCCTGTTAAACCCACCTGGGAGCAGCGTGTGGAACCAGCAATGATCCAGGGAGGCTCTTTGCCCAGGTCTGATGATCACAGCCAACTTCCCCTTTCTGTCATTTGACACTACAGGGATCACCCTGTTCCTTGTCTCTTGCTTACAAGCAAAAG is part of the Budorcas taxicolor isolate Tak-1 chromosome 19, Takin1.1, whole genome shotgun sequence genome and harbors:
- the TTC19 gene encoding tetratricopeptide repeat protein 19, mitochondrial, which translates into the protein MYRRLAVGLARGLLRVAERRDRCSPVCLLPGPPGARAPPCRGAPRGRGSGLLPLLAALAWSSRPAAAEQERRGAGGAAAGDAEAEIIQLLKRAKLCIMKDEPEEAELILHDALHLAHKSHNTKAIAYTYDLMANLAFIRGQLENAEKLFKATMSYLLGGGMQQEDNAIIEISLKLATIYAAQSRQELALAGYEFCISTLEKKIEQERELSEDVLSADDKANTQLLLGMCLDAYARYLLFSQQPSQAQRMYEKALRISEEILGERHPQTIVLLNDLATTLDTQGRTDEACVHAQRASDLARQVEHPELHVLLSNLAAVLTHRELYAQAEETYREALRQAELKRDEASVQHIREELAELARKSRPLS